A genome region from Erythrolamprus reginae isolate rEryReg1 chromosome 4, rEryReg1.hap1, whole genome shotgun sequence includes the following:
- the NICOL1 gene encoding NELL2-interacting cell ontogeny regulator 1, translated as MLTLCTRKMVLLALLLLLMGLMPTKATAAEEESGTAIPPESRPCVDCHAFEFMQRALQDLKKTAYNLDSRTETLLFKVEKRLLCDCLATNALN; from the exons ATGCTCACTCTTTGCACGAGGAAGATGGTACTTTTGGCCCTTCTACTTCTGCTGATGGGCCTGATGCCTACGAAGGCCACTGCGGCTGAGGAAGAGTCAGGAACAGCGATTCCTCCTGAAA GCCGTCCCTGCGTCGACTGCCACGCCTTTGAATTCATGCAGAGGGCTTTGCAAGATTTGAAGAAGACGGCCTACAACTTAGACTCACGG aCGGAGACGCTGCTCTTCAAAGTGGAGAAGAGACTCCTGTGCGACTGTTTAGCCACCAATGCCCTCAACTGA